The window TATCCTTTAAAAATACTTCAATCAGAAATTCAACCTTTTGCCTGAATGGTTTAGCAGAAGCCATACATGCGTTAAGGCGTTCGCTCAGCCCTTGCATCGCTTCCTGAAAAACAGCTGCAATGAGTAAATCCCTCGAGCGGAAATAGTAGTGCAGTGCGGTACGGTTTACTCCAGCCGCATCGGCAATTTCCTGAGTGGTGGCATGCAATTTACCTTCGGCAAAAATGAGCCTTTTGGCGGTGTCTTTAATTAATTGTTCGGTTCCGGTATTTTTAAGTGGCATGTTATTGTTTAATCGCTGTTAATTTAAATTAATGTAACTGTTTATACCAATCTCTTTGATAAAATATTCATCATGAGAGATCACCAACAGTGTGCCTGCATAATCTTTTATGGCCGCAGTAAGTACATCCAGGCTCTTCAGATCCAGATTATTAGTCGGCTCGTCCAAAATAAGCATGTCGGGTTTGAGGTTACTTACAGAAAGACAGCACAGCGCGAGCTTCATTTTTTCGCCTCCACTCAATCCCACACATTTGCGGTCAAAAGAGGCTGCATCAAATTGCGAATGCACTAAAAATGCTCTGATTTCGTGTTCCTGCAATCCAATCGAATTATATTCTTGTATCTGGTCGTAAATGCTTAGCTCTGGCTTAATCATCGCATAATCCTGATCGAGGTAAAGATAGGAAAAATCGGTAGCGCTGTAATTTCCCTGGATGGGTTGCAGCTCTCCAGTTACGATTTTTAGTAAGGTGCTTTTGCCCGAGCCATTTGCTCCTTTAATCTGCATCCTTTCGCCCGATCGAAGCTGGAAACTGATTCCTTCTTGCAGCAAAGGAATGGTATATCCGAAGTTAATTGCTTCGGCATCGATCAGTAATTTTCCATGGTGTATTTCGGATGCCATGATGTTGATTTTTAACACCTGATATTGTTGAATTTGCGACCGCGTTTCCTGCATGTTTTCCTGTAAGCCCGTTATTTTTTCATGCTGGGCATCAAGTACTTTAGCCGTACTCCGTTCCGATTTACTTTTCAATCCGCCGGCAATAATGCGGGGAAGCGAGTTGCTTTGTCCGGCGCTTTTACCACGCTGCTCTTGTTTTTGGCGCTGGTAGGCTACATCGCGTGCTTTCTTCTCTGTTTGTTTAAGTGTTTTGGCCTGTTCGTTAAGCTGTGCATGCAGGGCATTAACCTTTTCCAGCTTTTGCTGCTGATAAAATTCAAAATTGCCACCATAAACCTCAATGCCTTTTTTACTCAGCTCGAGGGTTTTATTCATCAGATTAAGCAAGCTTCTGTCATGACTCACCACCAAAATGGTTGCCTTGCTCTGCGCTATAAATTGATATAATTTTTTTCGGGTTTGGATATCCAAATGGTTGGAAGGTTCATCTAGCAAAATCAGCTCTGGTTGGTGCAGGTTTATGCTGGCCAGGAAAATTTTTGTTTTCTGTCCTCCACTCAGGCTGCCAAGTAACTGATCGGTTGATAAATGTTCTAGTCTCCATTTTTTTAATGCCTGACTTACTTTCTGCTCAATTTCCCAGTCATCATTCAGATCGGTAAAATGCTGCGGATCGGCATCACCAGCCAGAATAGCTTGCAGGGCTTTTAGCTTTTGATCGATGCCAAGTGTGCGGGCAACGGTATACTGGTCGTATTCTCCTAAATGCTGCGGAATGTACCACGGCTTTTCAGGGGTGATGATTTCGCCTGAACCGGGTTGCATAGCACCTGCAAGCATTTTGAGCAAGGTTGATTTGCCTACGCCATTAATGCCCACTAATGCCGCTTTATCGCCGCTGGCAATGTTTAGCGAGAGGTTATTGAAGAGTTGCTCGTTATCGGGATGGGTATAAGAAAGGGATCGGATGATTAAACTCATAGCTAAACATTAGGCAATTGAAAAATATTTACGGGTGTAAAGGTATTATTCTTTTTTGTTTAACAAAAATGTTTAATAAGAATAATTTAGAATCGTATTTACTAATAAGCAGAATATGAGTTGATTAAATCTTAATATACTTCATAACATAAGGTGCAACACTTCGTTGCTTTGTTTATTAAAATGAAAGAAGGTAGGTGGGGAGATATGCTTTTATAAGGCAAATTAAGCGTAAGCCTGATTATTTTTAATAAAGTATACTAAATTGGTAGACTTTTTATATATTTGGCCAATCACCAAATTCTCTTGCCGAATAGCCTGGTGATTTCAGCAATTCATAAAAATAACATCCTGGTTGTGCAATGTGTGGCGCTTTATGTAATGGTGGAAAATTCATTCAGCACAGATGGCGTACAATCCAGGATGTTATTTAAGCTTTTCACAAGATACGATTAAGCCCTCATTACTATCCGATTATCACAGAAAAAATAAATACTATAAAATCTATAGGTTTAATTGGTTTTTAATATTTTTTGTTTTACCTTTACAGCATCTAGTAATTCCACCAATAGTAGATAATTTATACAGAAGAAGGGAGAGGGAGCCTCATCGATCTTCTAGCAACTTTTCAGTAATGAAATAAGTGCTTTACTCATTCCGGAGGTATTCCGGAAAAATAAATTTACTGCATCTAATAATTCCACCACTAGTAGATGATTTATACAGAAGAAGGGAGAGGGAGCCTCGTCGATCTTCTAGCAACTTTTCAGCAATGAAATAAGTGCTTTACTCATTCGTCCGAAATTTTTCGGGGGAAAAATAAATTAACTAAGATATGAAAACACTTAAACTACAAAACTCCTGCTGTTGTAAATAGCATTTACAGTTTCAAACATGCTTTTCTTTTTTGATTAAGCGGCTGGTAATTTACCAGTCATGGAAATGGTATGTCTGCTCCACAGGGTTTTAAAACAGAATTACTAAACTAAAACCATAAACATGAACTTTAAAAACTATCTACCCACACTAAAAGGCCTCTCTTTGGGACTATTGATCAGTAGTTCGGCCTTTTCGGCAACAGTTAAACCACCCGCAGCCTTTATTAAAGAAGGAATATGGCGCGGTGTATTTACGGTGAGCGAATCGGCTGTTCCATTTAATTTCGAATTTAAGGGCAAAGATCCTGAACACGCTGTTTTTACTTTGATAAATGGCACCCGTCGCGATGATTTCCATGTGCAGCGTCTTGGAAAGGATTCGATTTTCGTTAAAATGAATACTTACGATGCAGCCCTGGTGGCCAAAATAGAACCCAATGGTACATTAAGTGGTGAGTATCGGAGTTTGGTACCAGGTTTCAGGGGGAACTCTCTGCCATTTACGGCCGAGCCTGGTAAAACCTACCGCTTTGTAGAGCCCGGTAAAGATGTAAAACCTACTGCCGACCTATCGGGCAAATGGGAACTTAAATTATACAGTAAAGAAGCTGTTCCTGCATCAATTGCGGTGCTGAAACAAAACGGGAATAAGCTTACGGGCGTAATTATGACGGTTGTAGGCGATAGCCGTGAAATTGAAGGCACCATACAAGGAAATGAGTTCGCTTTATCGGGCTTTACCGGTCCAAGTCCTTTTATTATTAAAGGAAAAGTAAATGAAGATGGCACGCTATCAGGAGATCAGGGTTTTGGTATCTATAAAAACATCAAGTTCGATGCCACTAAAAACAACGATGCCAACCTGCCTGATCCCTATAAATTAACCTTTTTAAAAGAAGGCTATAAAAAACTCGATTTCACTTTTCCTGATCTTAAGGGTAAAGCCGTTTCGCTGAGCGACGATAAATACAAAGGCAAAGTGGTAATTGTAGAAATTGTGGGTACCTGGTGTCCGAACTGTACCGACCAGACTGTTTTTCTTTCGCCCTGGTTTAACAAAAACCAAAAACGCGGAGTAGAAGCCATTGCCATTGGTTTTGAACAAAAAGACAGTCTGGCCTATGCCCAGTACACGCTCGGAAAGCTGAGAGATAAATACGATATCAAATACGATATCCTATTCGGTGGGCTGGCCGATAAGAAACTGGTAGCACAGAAACTGCCCGCACTCAACAAATTTATTGCTTTCCCAACTACCATTATCATCGATAGAAAAGGAGAGGTACGCGAAATTTACACCGGTTACACCGGCACGGTAACAGGTAAATATTACGACGATTACGAGAAGAAATTTAATCGCGTACTAGACGAACTGATTGCCGAACCAGCACCAGAAACTGCTGCAGTAAACAAGAATGAATCGATAAAAGGAAAATAATCATTAAAAAACCAAAATAAAATGAGCGTACATAAAATTTTTAAAGGAGCAGTTTTGCTCAGTTCACTGTTTATTGGTGGACAGGTTTTGGCCGATGGTGTAAAACCGGTAGCTGTAGAAAAAACAATAAAAGAAGGGGTTTGGCGCGGTGTATTTAATGTAAGCGAAACCCAGGTGCCTTTTAACTTCGAATTTAAAGGCAAGGATTTCGAACATGCTACTTTTACCCTGTTAAATGGCACCCGTCGCGATGATTTCCACGTAAAACGCATTGCACCCGATTCGGTATTTATTAAAATGAATACTTACGATGCAGCCCTGGTAGCCAAAATAAATGATGATGGTACATTATCAGGCGAGTATCGCAGTTTGGTGCCGGGTTTCAGGGGCAATTCGCTTCCTTTTACTGCCGAGCATGGCAAAAAGTACCGCTTTGTTGAGCCGGGTAAAGATGTGGCACCGGCGGCCAATATATCGGGCAAATGGGAGCTTAAGTTCTATTCAAAAGAACAGGTGCCTAACAAGGTGGCGATACTAAAACAAAACGGAAACAAGCTAACCGGGGTAATTATGCAGGTAACCGGCGATAGCCGCGAACTGGAAGGTACTGTACAAGGTGATGAGTTTGTGCTTTCGGGCTTTACGGGCCCAAGTCCTAAAATTTACAAAGGTAAAATCAATCCTGATGGTACCATCAGCGGCGTAATTTCGGCCGGAATTTACGATAATACCAAATTTGATGGTGCAAAAGACGATAAAGCCGAATTGCCCGATCCCTACAAAATTACATTCTTAAAAGAAGGTTATAAAAAGCTCGATTTTACCTTCCCTGATCTTGCCGGGAAATCGGTTTCGCTAAGCGACGATAAGTACAAAGGTAAAGTGGTAATTGTAGAAATTGTGGGTACCTGGTGCCCGAACTGTACCGATCAAACGGTATTTCTTTCGCCATGGTTTAACAAAAACCAGAAAAGAGGAGTAGAGGCCATTGCCATTGGCTTTGAACAAAAAGACGACCTGGAGTACGCCAAATACACACTGGGCAAACTGCGCGATAAATACGATGTAAAATACGATATCCTTTTTGGTGGCCTGGCCGATAAAAAACTGGTATCGCAGAAATTGCCGGCACTCAATAAATTTATTGCTTTTCCAACTACCATTATCATCGACAGAAAAGGCGAAGTACGCGAAATTTATACGGGTTATACCGGCACCGTTACCGGAAAATACTATAAAGAATACGAGAAAAAATTTAACGCTTTGTTAGATGAACTGATTGCAGAAGATGCTACGGCTACTGCCTCGGCAACAGGCGATAAAAACACGCAAAAAAGCAAATAATCATATCCTTACGCCGGTTAAGCTGATGGGTTAACCGGTATTATCTAAAAAATATAAATCCAAAATGAAACTAACATTAACCATTTCGCTATTAACCCTGGCCTCTTTAGGCGCTTTATCACAGTCGAACCGCTTTGCTGCGGCAAACCACAACGGATCTGCATCAAAGAAAATAATTGTTACACCTAATCATGCTTCAAAGGCGCAATCGTTCAAAGTAGATAATGCCAGCAGCAAACTAACCTGGTTGGCCAAAAAAGCTACTGGCGAACACAGTGGCAACGTAAAAGTGAGCGAAGGAACATTTGTAATTGATGGTACAACACTTAAATCAGGCAGTTTTACCATCGATACCAAATCGATTACCGTAACCGATGTTACCGACGCCACCACAAACGGAAAGTTGCTTGGGCACTTAAAAAGCGAAGATTTTTTCAGTACTGAGAAATTTCCGACTTCAACTTTTGTAATTACATCTGCCAAAAAAGGAAGTGGCAACCAGTATAGCTTAACCGGTAAACTAACAATTAAAGGCATTACCAACGAGGTAAGTTTTCCGGCGGCAATTGATGTTGCTGGTAAAAAGTTAACCGCCAAAGCTAAAATTACCATCGATCGTACGAAATATGATATCAAGTTCAGATCAAAAAACTTTTTCGAAAACCTTGGTGATAAAGTAATATACGATGATTTTGATATCGATGTAGCCTTAGTGGCGAATGCCGGATAATAAACCAACCTAAACTAAAACGCTTAATAAGAAAGGCTGTATTGTTGCCGGATCGTTATGGCGAAGCCGATGGCTCAAAGCAAGTTCACAATACAGCCTTTCCAATTTAAAACAAACTGCCAAACGATTTTATAAGCTTAATCAGGGCTAAAAGAAACAGAATTGAACCGATGAAAAAAAGAAGTGCTATCATCATACTGAGCTTTATTGCGCTGTTGCTTACCCAGGCAGCTTTTGTTGGAGGCGGCGTAAGCGAAATCCAAACCAAAGAAGAACTTGGGAGCAGTTTATTTTTCGATAACATCCTTTCGAAAGACAGAACCATTAACTGCTCATCGTGCCACAGGCCCGAATTTGCCTTTGCTGATACGGCCACTTTTAGCATTGGTATTGGCGGTAAACTAACCGCACGCAATTCGCCCGGTTTAACCAATTTATCTGGTCGCACACATTTTTTCTGGGATGGAAGGGCAGCTTCGCTCGAAGAGCAGGCTTTAGGCCCCATTACTTCACCCGATGAAATGGGATTGAGCATTGAAGAAGCTGTAGAAAGGCTGAACAAGGATAAGGCATACGTCGAGGCTTTTGCAAAAGTATTTAAATCGCCGGCTACCAAAGATAACCTGTTAAAAGCACTTGCTGCTTTTGAGCGGACCTTAGAAACCAATAACAGTGCTTACGATCGTTACATCAATGGCGATGATAATGCCCTTTCGGCTGCGGCAGCCCGCGGGCGGCTGTTGTTTATTGGTAAGGCCAACTGCAATAACTGCCACTCGGGAGAAGATTTTACCGCCGATCGTTTTAAAAATATTGGCCTTTATAATGGTAAAACCCTCAAAGATGCCGGACGTTTTACCATCACGAAAGACAGCACGGCCATTGGCGAATTTAAAATACCTGGCCTGCGCAATGTGGCCTTAACCGCTCCCTACATGCATAACGGACAGTTTAAAACGCTTAAAGAGGTGGTTACCTACTACAATAATCCATCAGCAGTGGTACACGATGGCCTTAACCGCGACTTATCACTCGATAAACCACTCAATCTATCCGACGGCGATATCAATGACCTGGTAGAATTTCTGAAAGCGCTTACTGATGAAAGATTTTTAACCGCCAAAAACAACCCGGCCAAAAACTAGATAATTAAAGGAACGGCACATCGTTTTTGCGCAGAAAAAAAGCGCAACAGCCCTTGTTATGCCCAAATTTTAACACATAAAATGAAAAAAAACATACTATTAATAACCACAATACTCTTTTTTGCAATCAATACCTTTGCGCAAAAAAGGCTCATAACCGGTGTGGTCACTTCGGCCGACGATCAAACACCCATCCCCGGGTATCGGTAAAAGTGAAAGGTCTTAATGAAGGTGCCTCTACTACCAAAAACGGTAGTTACCAGGTACCCATTCGCAATGGTAAAATTCTGCAGTTTTCTTTTGTGGGCTACATAACACAAGAGGTAGAAATTGGCCAGCAATCGGTCATCAATGTTAGTTTAGTACCCCTGGCCAGCAGTTTGGATGAAGTGAGTATTGTAGGTTCGCACAATGCCAACCGTACCAAATTAAACTCGGCCAACCCGGTTGATATTATTGACCTGAAGGCGCTGCAGGAGTCGGCACCACAGGTAAGCGTAACCCAGTTGCTGCAATATGTATCGCCCTCGTTCCATTCGTCGGTTTCGGGTGGAGGCGATGCAGCCTCGGCTACTTCAACCGCACAGTTGCGTGGTTTGGGTGTCGATCAGTTATTGGTGCTGATTAACGGAAAAAGACGTCATAAAAGTTCCAACATTAGCTGGGGAGGTCTGGGCAATGGTGCTACCGGTTACGATTTGAATGCCATTCCTACCGGAGCTATCGAACGCATCGAAATCCTGCGCGATGGCGCCGCTGCACAATATGGTTCTGATGCCATTGCAGGTGTAATTAACATTGTACTGAAGAAAAGTACAGAGGAACTTTCGCTTACTTCAACCGCGAGTGCGCGCAAACGTGGCGATGGCTTAACTACCCGCACCAGCAGTAATTACGGACTTAAACTGGGTAATAAGGGCGGTTATTTAAACATAACCGGCGAGTTTGCCACTCAGGCAGTTTCCTTACCTGTTGGTAATTCTGAGTCGGGATTGTACATTGGCCCTGCTTATGGTGGTGGTGCCAATACCAGAGGGTTCGACCAGATTTATACCAAAGAAATAGACGATGCCATTTTAGCCAGCAGGGGTATAGACCGCCATTATTTCGATCAGCGTGGAAGTACCAACAAATCCATTGACGGTTTATTATTTTTTAATGCTTCTGTTCCGTTAAAAGATGATGTAGAACTTTATTCATTCGGAGGCATCAGTCACCGCACCTCACAATTTACTGCAGTTTACCGTCTGCCAGGCTGGACTGAGCGTAACAATACGTTTATTTATCCCGATGGTTTTTTACCAGCTATGGATAACATTCTTTCCGATAAATCGTTGGCGATTGGTGTAAAAGCCAAAGTGAAAAACTGGAAGGTGGATATTTCCAACGTGTATGGCATCAACGATTTTTCGAATGTAGTCAGCAATTCGCTCAATGCCAGCCTGGGCCAGCGCAGTCCGCGTAAGTTCGATGCAGGAAGTTACAATGCCAGCCAGAATACTACCGGTTTAGATTTTAGCCGTTATTTCGACAAGGTATTGAGCGGCTTGAATGTTGCTTTTGGTGGCCAGTACCGGGTAGAAACCTATCAGATTATCGCTGGTGAGGACGGTTCGTATTCAAAAGCCGATCTTCGTACCATTTATGGCATCGATACTACTGCAACCGGTATTCCTTACACTACTTCGCTGGGTTTAACGCCTTTAAACGGGCTTTCTCCGGGTTCACAAATCCATGCCGGTTTTCGTCCTTCAAACGAAGTTAATGTAAGCCGGTCTATTTCTGCGGCTTATTTAGATGCCGAATTGAATATTACGCCTAAATGGCTGGTATCTGGTGCATTAAGGGTCGAAAATTATTCGGATTTTGGTAGTGTATTTACCTATAAAGCTGCTTCGCGCTTTGGCATTACCGATTGGTTAGGCGTAAGGGCTTCCATCAATTCGGGCTTCCGCGCGCCCGATCTGGCCCAGTTTTACTATACCGAAACCTCTACCACTTTTCAGAATGGGGTAGCTATCGATCAGGTTACCGCCAATAACGTAAATCCGGCCACTACAGCCTTGGGTATTCCTGCCTTAAAGGCCGAGAAATCGAAGGGTTACACCGCAGGTTTTACCGCTTCGCCATTGCCTAATGTAGAACTTACGGTCGATGCCTACCAGATTGATATTAATGACAGAGTGGGAAACACCGGGCGTTTTTCGGCAACTGATACCAATTTGCCGGCCGATGTACGGGCACTTTTTGTACAAACCGGAACCGTGCAGGCTAAGTTTTTCTATAATTCTTTCAGTACCCGAACCAGAGGGATAGAAGTAGCCGGCAGCTATAAATTTCTTTTCGAGAACGGTGGCAATGCCTCTTTTCTGGCCAGCGCCAACTTTTTAGATACCAAACTCACCAATGTAAATACCCCCAAAGGACTGGAAGCCTACCGTTACATCATATTCGACGAGTCGGAACAGGCACGTGTAACCAATAATATTCCTTCAACAAAAGTAAGTTTACAGGGCACCTACAGTTATAAAAAATTAAATATCTTACTGCGTACAGTATATTTTGGCTCGGTGGTGTCGGTTTCGCAACTCAACGCCAATTTCCCTAAACCCGATTACTACTATCAAACATTTAGCCCGATTTGGGTAACCGATATTTCGGTTGGTTATAAATTAACCAATAATTTGCTGGCCACTGTGGGCGCTAATAATTTATTTAACGTACTGGGCGATTATAGCGTTCCGGCACCGGGCAGCAACATTACCCGTAATCCTGGCCCTGGTGGCGCGCAGGCAGGTACCAATGCCGGCATTCAGCCATTTGTGAGATTATCGGCCAAATTTTAATTCTTAAAACAAACACATGAAATTTTTAAAGAACATAAATCAGTTAAAATATTTAACGTTTACGAATAAACTGGTACTGGCAGCCTCGATTTTAATTGCGGTTTTACCTTCGTGCAAGAAAACTGAATACCTCGATACCGATAATGCCGATCGCGAGCCGTTGAGCGCAAAAGTTAAGTTGGTAAATGCGCTAAGCATTACTGCGCCTGTTAATTTTCTGGATTTTACCCGGCAAATTAATACCACACTGGTTGCCCATAATGTGGCTACTACTTACCTCGATACCCAGTTTGGTAAAGTACAGTACAATACTACCGAAGGCAGCAATACCAGTTATAAATCTTCCTATATTTTTGGCGGCGCGGCTTCTTTTGCACAGGAAACAGATAAAGCATCCTTCGCAGGGCCAAATGGACCAATTGCCAGTTACTACCATACTTTGTTTACCGTTGCCAAGCGTAAACCAAGCAAGTTAAATCCGGGTAACCGCGATAGTTTGGTGCTGGTGTACGACGATTTAACTGCACCGGCTGCCGGCAAAGCCAAAATCAGGTTTGCCAATTTCTCACCCGATGCACCTAACCTTGATTTAAAAACTACCGGAGGCACTTCCTGGTTTGCCAATGTGGCCTACGGTAACTTTGGCGATCAGGTGCAGCTAAGCTACGATGCCAATGGAAAAGCACCAGCCACCATTTCGGGGCTGAGCTGGAAAACACTGGGACCATTTAAGGAAATTGCTGCAGGTGCTGCACAAAACCTCGAGCTTAGAAACAACAGCACAGGTACGCTAGTACCGGTAAAAACTGCGGCTTTGAGCAACCTTAATTTTGAAGAAGGTAAAATCTATACACTGTTTATCAATGGCAATCTCGCTACCGATGCAGCCTTGCAAGCTACACTGATTGTACACACTAAATAATGGATACTAATGAGAACAAATAACAGGAGGCATTTCATTAAAACATCCCTTACTCTTGCTGCAGGAGCAGCTTTAAGTCCGGCTTTATCGCATGCTTTTGCTAAACCAGCAGTTTTGCAATTTGTGCAGGAACCATTAAAATATCCCTTTAATGCGTTCGAGCCTTATATCGATGCGCTTACCACCGAGATCCATTATACCAGGCACCATACGGCTTACATTAAAAATGTAAACGAAGCCATTGTGGCCGAAAAAATACCTTACACTACTGTCGAAACTTTTTTCGAAAATGCAGCCAGTCTTTCGGCTAAAGCGCGCAACAACGGTGGCGGAGCATGGAACCATAATTTCTTTTTCGCTACGCTAAAGCCCGGTAGTGCATCAGTACCCGAAGGGAAATTAAAAACGGCCATTGATAAAGCTTTTGGCTCGGTTGATCGTTTTAAAGAACAATTTGCACAAGCAGCAGCCACCCGTTTTGGCTCCGGCTGGGCCTGGCTGGTTAATGATAAAGGGCAGCTTAAAATCACCTCTACGGCCAATCAGGATAATCCCTTGTTTAGTTCGGCAGAAGTGAAAGGCATTCCTTTACTCGCGCTCGACGTTTGGGAACATGCCTATTACCTCAAATACGAGAACAAAAGGGCCGATTATATTGCTAATTTCTGGAATGTGGTAGATTGGGATGTAGTAGCAGGCAGATTAACTTGATTACAAGGCCATTTGAATGGCTTAAAGAAGCCCTGCTTTCTGCAGGTTATATTTGGTTAGAAGAGCGGAACTCGCCTGGATAGGGAGTTCCGCTAATTTATAAAGGCAATTATCCTTTTTTGAAATGTTTGTTCAATGCATTTTGCACTTTAGCCACATCAGTTTCGATGGCTTTTTT is drawn from Pedobacter sp. HDW13 and contains these coding sequences:
- a CDS encoding ABC-F family ATP-binding cassette domain-containing protein, encoding MSLIIRSLSYTHPDNEQLFNNLSLNIASGDKAALVGINGVGKSTLLKMLAGAMQPGSGEIITPEKPWYIPQHLGEYDQYTVARTLGIDQKLKALQAILAGDADPQHFTDLNDDWEIEQKVSQALKKWRLEHLSTDQLLGSLSGGQKTKIFLASINLHQPELILLDEPSNHLDIQTRKKLYQFIAQSKATILVVSHDRSLLNLMNKTLELSKKGIEVYGGNFEFYQQQKLEKVNALHAQLNEQAKTLKQTEKKARDVAYQRQKQEQRGKSAGQSNSLPRIIAGGLKSKSERSTAKVLDAQHEKITGLQENMQETRSQIQQYQVLKINIMASEIHHGKLLIDAEAINFGYTIPLLQEGISFQLRSGERMQIKGANGSGKSTLLKIVTGELQPIQGNYSATDFSYLYLDQDYAMIKPELSIYDQIQEYNSIGLQEHEIRAFLVHSQFDAASFDRKCVGLSGGEKMKLALCCLSVSNLKPDMLILDEPTNNLDLKSLDVLTAAIKDYAGTLLVISHDEYFIKEIGINSYINLN
- a CDS encoding peroxiredoxin, producing the protein MNFKNYLPTLKGLSLGLLISSSAFSATVKPPAAFIKEGIWRGVFTVSESAVPFNFEFKGKDPEHAVFTLINGTRRDDFHVQRLGKDSIFVKMNTYDAALVAKIEPNGTLSGEYRSLVPGFRGNSLPFTAEPGKTYRFVEPGKDVKPTADLSGKWELKLYSKEAVPASIAVLKQNGNKLTGVIMTVVGDSREIEGTIQGNEFALSGFTGPSPFIIKGKVNEDGTLSGDQGFGIYKNIKFDATKNNDANLPDPYKLTFLKEGYKKLDFTFPDLKGKAVSLSDDKYKGKVVIVEIVGTWCPNCTDQTVFLSPWFNKNQKRGVEAIAIGFEQKDSLAYAQYTLGKLRDKYDIKYDILFGGLADKKLVAQKLPALNKFIAFPTTIIIDRKGEVREIYTGYTGTVTGKYYDDYEKKFNRVLDELIAEPAPETAAVNKNESIKGK
- a CDS encoding peroxiredoxin encodes the protein MSVHKIFKGAVLLSSLFIGGQVLADGVKPVAVEKTIKEGVWRGVFNVSETQVPFNFEFKGKDFEHATFTLLNGTRRDDFHVKRIAPDSVFIKMNTYDAALVAKINDDGTLSGEYRSLVPGFRGNSLPFTAEHGKKYRFVEPGKDVAPAANISGKWELKFYSKEQVPNKVAILKQNGNKLTGVIMQVTGDSRELEGTVQGDEFVLSGFTGPSPKIYKGKINPDGTISGVISAGIYDNTKFDGAKDDKAELPDPYKITFLKEGYKKLDFTFPDLAGKSVSLSDDKYKGKVVIVEIVGTWCPNCTDQTVFLSPWFNKNQKRGVEAIAIGFEQKDDLEYAKYTLGKLRDKYDVKYDILFGGLADKKLVSQKLPALNKFIAFPTTIIIDRKGEVREIYTGYTGTVTGKYYKEYEKKFNALLDELIAEDATATASATGDKNTQKSK
- a CDS encoding YceI family protein translates to MKLTLTISLLTLASLGALSQSNRFAAANHNGSASKKIIVTPNHASKAQSFKVDNASSKLTWLAKKATGEHSGNVKVSEGTFVIDGTTLKSGSFTIDTKSITVTDVTDATTNGKLLGHLKSEDFFSTEKFPTSTFVITSAKKGSGNQYSLTGKLTIKGITNEVSFPAAIDVAGKKLTAKAKITIDRTKYDIKFRSKNFFENLGDKVIYDDFDIDVALVANAG
- a CDS encoding cytochrome-c peroxidase, translated to MKKRSAIIILSFIALLLTQAAFVGGGVSEIQTKEELGSSLFFDNILSKDRTINCSSCHRPEFAFADTATFSIGIGGKLTARNSPGLTNLSGRTHFFWDGRAASLEEQALGPITSPDEMGLSIEEAVERLNKDKAYVEAFAKVFKSPATKDNLLKALAAFERTLETNNSAYDRYINGDDNALSAAAARGRLLFIGKANCNNCHSGEDFTADRFKNIGLYNGKTLKDAGRFTITKDSTAIGEFKIPGLRNVALTAPYMHNGQFKTLKEVVTYYNNPSAVVHDGLNRDLSLDKPLNLSDGDINDLVEFLKALTDERFLTAKNNPAKN
- a CDS encoding TonB-dependent receptor domain-containing protein; translated protein: MKGLNEGASTTKNGSYQVPIRNGKILQFSFVGYITQEVEIGQQSVINVSLVPLASSLDEVSIVGSHNANRTKLNSANPVDIIDLKALQESAPQVSVTQLLQYVSPSFHSSVSGGGDAASATSTAQLRGLGVDQLLVLINGKRRHKSSNISWGGLGNGATGYDLNAIPTGAIERIEILRDGAAAQYGSDAIAGVINIVLKKSTEELSLTSTASARKRGDGLTTRTSSNYGLKLGNKGGYLNITGEFATQAVSLPVGNSESGLYIGPAYGGGANTRGFDQIYTKEIDDAILASRGIDRHYFDQRGSTNKSIDGLLFFNASVPLKDDVELYSFGGISHRTSQFTAVYRLPGWTERNNTFIYPDGFLPAMDNILSDKSLAIGVKAKVKNWKVDISNVYGINDFSNVVSNSLNASLGQRSPRKFDAGSYNASQNTTGLDFSRYFDKVLSGLNVAFGGQYRVETYQIIAGEDGSYSKADLRTIYGIDTTATGIPYTTSLGLTPLNGLSPGSQIHAGFRPSNEVNVSRSISAAYLDAELNITPKWLVSGALRVENYSDFGSVFTYKAASRFGITDWLGVRASINSGFRAPDLAQFYYTETSTTFQNGVAIDQVTANNVNPATTALGIPALKAEKSKGYTAGFTASPLPNVELTVDAYQIDINDRVGNTGRFSATDTNLPADVRALFVQTGTVQAKFFYNSFSTRTRGIEVAGSYKFLFENGGNASFLASANFLDTKLTNVNTPKGLEAYRYIIFDESEQARVTNNIPSTKVSLQGTYSYKKLNILLRTVYFGSVVSVSQLNANFPKPDYYYQTFSPIWVTDISVGYKLTNNLLATVGANNLFNVLGDYSVPAPGSNITRNPGPGGAQAGTNAGIQPFVRLSAKF
- a CDS encoding DUF4397 domain-containing protein, with amino-acid sequence MKFLKNINQLKYLTFTNKLVLAASILIAVLPSCKKTEYLDTDNADREPLSAKVKLVNALSITAPVNFLDFTRQINTTLVAHNVATTYLDTQFGKVQYNTTEGSNTSYKSSYIFGGAASFAQETDKASFAGPNGPIASYYHTLFTVAKRKPSKLNPGNRDSLVLVYDDLTAPAAGKAKIRFANFSPDAPNLDLKTTGGTSWFANVAYGNFGDQVQLSYDANGKAPATISGLSWKTLGPFKEIAAGAAQNLELRNNSTGTLVPVKTAALSNLNFEEGKIYTLFINGNLATDAALQATLIVHTK
- a CDS encoding superoxide dismutase — translated: MRTNNRRHFIKTSLTLAAGAALSPALSHAFAKPAVLQFVQEPLKYPFNAFEPYIDALTTEIHYTRHHTAYIKNVNEAIVAEKIPYTTVETFFENAASLSAKARNNGGGAWNHNFFFATLKPGSASVPEGKLKTAIDKAFGSVDRFKEQFAQAAATRFGSGWAWLVNDKGQLKITSTANQDNPLFSSAEVKGIPLLALDVWEHAYYLKYENKRADYIANFWNVVDWDVVAGRLT